The Stigmatella ashevillena genomic sequence CTCACGCGGGAAGCATTCTCCTCAACCACTCCCCGGAGCCTCACACGTTCTGGGAGGGCGGAACGGTGGGGTTCTGCACCTCCGGGGGCGAGAAGCGCTCGGCCAGCGTCCACAGGTGCTGGGCCTGGGTGTGCAGGTCCAGCACCGATTGGGCGATCTGCTCCATTCCCGAGACGGCGTCCGCCGCGCTGGCGGAAATCGTGTGGATGCGCTTGGCGAGGGCCTGGCCGGAGCTGGACTGCCGCGTCCCCTCGGAGGCGAGGATCCCCACGCGCGTCTGGATCTCCTTGGCGCCGGAGACGATGCGCTCGAGGGCCTCCGCGGTGGCGGTGGACAGCCGCACCCCTTCCTCCACCTTCACGGTGCCCTGACGCATCTGGAGCGCCGCGGCCGTGGTCTCCTCCTGGTTCTGTTTCAACAGGTGGTCGATCTGTTGCACCACGTCGCGCGAGCGCTCGGCGAGCTTGCGGACCTCGGCGGCCACCACGCCGAAGCCCTTGCCGCTCTCGCCCGCGCGCGCCGCTTCGATGGCGGTGTTGATGGCCAGGATGTTCGTCTCGGTGGAGATGTCCTCGATGAGCTGCAACATCTGCCCGACCACCTCGCTGGAGGCTTGGAGCCGCGCCACCATCTGCGCCGCGCGGTGCACCATCTGGACGAGCTCGGAGATTTTTTTCGAGGCGCGCTCCACCGCATCGTTGCCCTCCGACGCCACGCGGCCGTTGTTCTCGGCGGCCTGGGCGGTGAGCAGCGCCTGCTGGGCGCCCTGGGAGATGCCATGGCTCATCTCCTGGACGGCATCCGCCACCATCTGCATCTGCTCGGAGCGCTGGCGGGTTCCCATGGACAGCACATCCGCCGAGCGCCGGATGCGGTCGGCGTTGGCCACCGTGGAGACCGCCACCGAGGCGATGCCCTGCACGGTCTCCCGGATGCCCGTCACCATGGTGTTGAAGGCGTGGCCCAACTGGCCCACCTCGTCCTCCTTGTCCACGGGGACCGTGACGTTCAGGTCCCCTGCGGCCACGCGCTTCGCCGCTTCGGACAGCGCGCGCACGGGTTTCACCACCCGCCGCGAGAAGACCGCGCCCACCCCCGCCACGAGGAACAGCACCGCGCCCACCGTCACCATCAGGCGCTCCTCCATCACCGCCATCTCCTTGTCGATGTCCTCCACGTACACGCCCGTGCCCAGCACCCACCCCCAGGGGGCGAAGAGCTTCACGTAGGACTCCTTGGGAATGGGCTCCCGGCTGCCTGGGCGGGTGGCGGCGTAGGCGATGGCACCTTCTCCCTGCGCCTGGGCCAACTGGACGATGTCCACGAAGACGGCCTTGCCGCGCGCATCCCGGTACCCGGTCATGTCCTGGCCCAACATGGCGGGCAGGTAAGGGTGCATCACCAGCCGTGTCGAAAGATCATTCACCCAGAAGTATTCGACTTTGCCGTAGCGCAACCCCTGGAGCATCTGCGCGGCCTGGGCCTGGGCCTGCTCCCGTGACAGCTCTCCCGTGGTGACCTTCGCCGCGTACGTCTCCAGCACGCCATAGGCCGTCTCCACCGTGCTGCGGAGCGTGCGCACCCGGTCCTCGCGCAGTTGGGCTCGTACGGCGGGGAGCACATAGAGCGGGTGGAGCAGGAGCAGAGGCAAGGCCACCATGCCCATGGCGATGTAGAGCTTCGTGAGAAGGCTGCGGCGTCCCGGTCTCCACTTCATGCCCGCAGCCTAGGGCACTCACGCCCTTCGCAGGAGGGTTCCTCCCCATTCCCGGAGTGGAAAAAATGCCTCGATTCAGGGCTTCCCAGACGTATCGGGTCCAGGTCCAAAGAGACCTTTTAGGCATGCACGAGGGAGGACCTCCCAGGTCGGATACCCATTTCTCACCTGGAAAGGCCCGGAGGTATCCGGCCATGAAACCCCCCTGGGGATCCGGCTACCCGGCGGGGCAGGCAGCCGCTGTCCACCCGTCCGGGGGAGAACTCGCTCGGAGAATCCTCAGAGGGGAAGCACGGTGGACAGCAGGGTGTCCTACCCCGTAGGCCCGTCATTTCCAACGTGACGCGTTTCCCTGCTGTCCGTGACGCCGCGGCGTGCCATCTGCTTTCAGTCAGCGACCTGCCAGGTGAAGACACATCGATCTACCCGGCAAGTTCTGTGCGTCTGCCTCCATACGTCCTAAGCCGTCAACCGCACCCTTCGGGTCGGGCAAGAAAGCATGGACAAAGAACTCGCATCGACAATCGGCGCTGCGGCGCGTGCCGCCCGGACGCGCCTGGAGCTGACACAAGCGGACGTGGCGGAGCGCATCGACGTGGCGACAGAAGTGTATGGGCGTCTGGAGCGCGGAGGAATGCTTCCCAGCGTGCAGACCCTTCTGAAGCTCTGCCACGAGCTGAGCGTCTCCTCCGATGAGCTGCTGGGTCTGACGCAGATCAGCCCCGTCAACCGTGTCTCGGAGGCACCCTCCGCGCCTTCGGAGCGGCCGGAAATCCGCCGACTGCTGCGCAGCATGCGCCAGCTGGACTCGGGGCACATCAAGCTGCTGGGCCTGGTGGCCAAGGCGCTGCTGCGCCGGTGAGCCCGGGCAGGCTTACAGGTTCAGCAGCAGCTGGTTCAGATCATCCGGTCTCACCGGCTTGACCATGTGGTGGTCGAAACCCGCCTGGAGCGCACGCGAGCGATCCTCGGGGCCGCCGTAGCCCGTGATGGCCACCAGGCGGATGTTCTGGCCCACCCGCGCCCTCAGCTCCTTCGCCACGCGGTATCCGTCCAGCCCCGGCAGCCCGATGTCCACCAGGGCCAGGTCCGGGCGGATCTCCAGGGCCAGGGTCAGGCCTTCCATCCCATCCTGGGCGACCTGCACCCGGTGGCCCCACAACTCCAGGAGGTCCTGGAGCGCCTGGCGTGCGTCCGAGTTGTCCTCCACGAGGAGGATGCGGCGATGGAGGGAGTGGCCCGCGGAGGGGTGCGGCTTGCCGGGCTGAGGTGCGCTGGAGTGAGCCATGGGCAGCTTCACCACGAACTCGCTGCCGCGGCCCGGTCCGTCACTGGTGGCGCCAATGGTCCCGCCGTGCAGCTCCACCAGGTTGCGCACCAGGGTCAACCCGATGCCGAGGCCTCCCCGGGAGCGCTCCAGGGATTCGTCCGCCTGGGCGAACAGCTCGAAGATGTCGGGCAACTTGTGGCTGGGGATGCCAATGCCCGTGTCCCGGATGCGCACCACCGTCCGCGCGCTTCCGTCCACCCCCTCCTGGTAGGCGTGGACGAAGATGCTGCCTCCGGCATCCGTGTACTTGGCCGCGTTGTCGAGCAGGTTCATGAAGACCTGCTCCAGGCGGGTGCTGTCGCCCTCCACCCACAGGGGGCCTTCGGGCAGCTGGCTCTCCAGGCGCAGGCCGCGTCCCACGGCCGTCGGGCGGATGAGGGAGATGACCTGTTGGAGCAGGGACAGGGTGTCCAGCCGCTCCCGGCGCAGCTCCACCTTCCCGCGGGTGATGCGGCTGACGTCCAGCAGGTCGTCCACGAGGCGCGCCAGGTGGTGCGTCTGCCGCTGGATGATGGAGCGCATCCGCGCTTCCTTGACGTCGTCGGTGGGTTTGCGCTCGAGGATGCCGATGGCCGTCATGATGGCGGCCAGGGGGTTGCGCAGCTCGTGGGCGAGCATGGCCAGGAACTCGTCCTTGCGGCGGTCCGCGGCGGTGAGCTGGTCGGCGCGCACGCGCAGCTCGCGCTCCGCGTGGCGCAGGCGCAGCAGGCTGCGCACCGTGGCGATGAGCTCGGCGGGCTCGAAGGGCTGGGTGAGGTAGCCGTCCGCGCCCGCATCCAGGCCCTGCACGCGCTTGTCCGAGGTGACAAAGGTGGCGGAGGTGTGCAGCACGGAGATGGAGGCCGTGTCCGGGCTGGCGCGCAGGCGCGAGGCCACCTCATAGCCGAGGATGTCCGGCAGCCTCACGTCCAGGATGATGAGGTCCGGGCGGTGCTGCGCGGCCAGCTTCAGGGCCTCGTTGCCGGAGCTGGCTTCGATGACCCGGTAGCCTCCCATCTCGAGGATGCGGCTGGCGACATAGCGGGTGGCATCGTCGTCGTTGACATTGAGAATGGTGGCGGTGAAGGGCTCAGCCACGGCGTACCTCCTTCTCATCGGAACGCGTCCCCAGTCCTGCCTTGGCCAGGGCATCCCGGATTCGCGCGATGGCCACTTCACGGCTCAGCGTGTGCTTGGCGAGGATGGCCGCCGTCTCCCGGGCCAGCCGCGTACGCTCGTTCTCTTTCAGCTCCTGGGAGGTGTGGAGGATGACGGGGATGTCGCGCGTGCGATTGTCCGCCTTCAGCTCGTCCAGCACGTCGAACGCCGTCATGTCCTGCAACAGGAAGTCCAGGAAGATGAGGTGGGGGGCTTTCTCCTGGGCCAGTTGAATGCCATCCCGGCCTCCGCTGGCCTCCATCAGCACATAGGAGGTGTCCTTGAGCACCTGCTTGAGCAGATAGCGGTGCACCTCGTCGTCATCAATGATGAGCAGGCGCTCGACGGGGCCGCGGTGGGCCAGCTCCTCCAGCTTGCGCAGCAGATGATCGGGCTCCACGGGCTTGAGCCAGAACTCGTCGGCGCCCAGGGCGCGCGCCTTCTGCTCGCGGTCGGTGATGGTGACCACGAGGATGGGGATGTCCCGGGTGTCCTCCTTGCTCTTCATCTCGGCGAGGAAGTTCCAGCTCGTCTCGCCCTCCAGCATCACGTCCAGCACCATGGCCGCCGGGCGGATGCGCTGGACGGTGCGGCGGGCCTCCTCCACGGAGCGCACCGCGACCACTTGGAAGCCGGAGCGCTCCAGGTACTTTTCATAGAGGAAGAGCGTCTGCCGGTCGTCCTCCAGCACCAGCACGGGCGCGCGCGCCGGATCCAGGTGCTGGCTGCGCTCGGTGAGCCCCGCCATCTCCTTCACCTCGGGATGCACCCGGGGAAGGGTGACGGTGAAGGTGGAGCCCTTGCCCTCCACGCTCTGGACGGTGAGCGTTCCACCCAGCATCTCCGTGAGGCGGCGCGCCAGGGGCAAGCCCAGGCCGGTGCCCTTCACCTTCTTGTGCAGTGGCGTCTCCACCTGGATGAACTCCTCGAAGATCCGTTCGTGGTACTCCGGAGGGATGCCGATGCCGGTGTCCTTGACGGAGAAGGACACGGTGTCGCGGGGGCCCTGGGCCACGGTGATGGCGATGCTGCCCTTCTCGGTGAACTTCACCGCGTTGGAGACGAGGTTGCGCAGCACCTGGCTGAGCTTGGCCTCGTCCGTCTCCAGCTCCACCGTCGAAGGGGTCTCCGGGAAGATGAACTCCACCGAAGACTCCGGTGGCAGCAAGGGCCGCATCATGCCGCGCATCGCGCTGACGAATTCACCGGCCACGAAGCGGTTGGGGCGCAGCACCGCCTTGCCGGCCTCCATCTTGGAGAGGTCCAGCAGGTCATTCACCAGCTCATAGAGCGCCTCGGCCGAGGTGCGCACGAACTGAACCTGCTTCTCCTGCTCGGTGGTGAGCGGTCCGTTGAGCGGGTTGAGCAGCACCTTGGACAGGCCGAGGATGGAGTGCAGCGGGGTGCGGAACTCGTGGCTGACGTTGGCCACCACGCGGCCCTTCACCTCGGCGGCCCGCTGGAGGCTCTCGGCCTTCTCGTCCAGGGCGGCATGGAGGCTGCGCACGCCGCGGTTGGATTCCTCCAGCTCCCGGTTGAGCCGCTGCAGCTCGTCCGCGCGGCGTTGGAGTTCGCGCTGCTGGCGCTCCGTCTCCCGGTGGAGCGCGGACAGCTCGCTCAAGGAGGAGCTGACCTGGGAGAGCGCCGCGCCGTAGTCCTCTGGCACCAGGCTGCCCACCATCACCACCTGGCCTTCGAGGGGTTGGGCGCGGAAGGCAAAGGTGGTTGGCCGGTGCTCCGAGGTGCACAGGATGAGCTCCCAGCCATCCACGCGCTCATCGCGCGCCTGAAGGAGAAGCCGGTCCACCTTCTCTTCGGTCCCTTGGGCCGCGAGACCCCTCAACCGCTTGCCCTTCTGTGCCCCGAGGATGTTCTCCGCCCGAGGGTCCATCCAGGTGATGGTTCCTGAGGGGTCACACACGAGCGCCACTTCCCGGCTCAAGGCATCGAGCAGGCGTGAGGCGAATGAGGCTGCCGTCATGAAACGCTTCTCCTAAGAGGCGGCGCGCGCCGAAGCGAGCACCGCCCTCACTGTGTCCAGATCCGTGGAGGCAGGAGGCACGAAGCCCTCCGCAAGCACGGAATCCAGAGCTTCAATGAATCGCTGAAAAGACAGGCTGTCCAGCGCCCGTTGAGGCCAGAAGTCCCGATACCAACGGGCATGCTGCGGGAAGAGTTCGGGTCGGCCCGTCCCCACCGAATCGGCCAGATAGGACAGTTGGAGCAGTCCTTCTTCCTCCAGCCGGGAGTGGATCTCCGGGGGAACGTCCGAGGCGAGGAGCCGAAGGGTCTGCTGGGCCAGCGCGGGGGTGGCGTCCTGGAGTGCCCGCGCGGGGCCCTCGGGGTAGAGCAGTGCCCTGCGTCCAGCTTGGACGTAGATCTGCGCGAGCGAATCGAGACCCAGGCCCGCGGCGGCCAGTGCCGCCTGAAGCCCCGCGAAGTGTTGATCCAGGTGGCGCGTGCACATGCCCCGGCCCACGAGCAGGGGACGCAGCCAGGCCGCATAGCCCTCCATCACCGAGGGGCGCCGCTCCTGGAGCGCCAGGACAAGGTAGCGCACGTGGAAGAGTGCATCCTCGTTGCCGAAGCGGCGGGCGCGCTCGTCGCCGTAGCGCGCGCGCCAGAATGGATCCTCGTACATCCACTCCACGGAGGAGGAGGCGAGCTGGGCGGCCTGGGCGGCGATCCTCCGGTGGAGGGAGTCGTGGAGGGCGTTCATGGCAGGGTCAGACTCCCAGCGCCTTGCAGGCCGAGGAGACCAGCTCGCGCGCGTCTTTTCCAAAGAAGGAAACGCCCAGTTCCCTTTCCAGGCCCGGGGCCCAGTTGAAGGCCAGTCCGCCCACAGCGATGGGCAGGCGTGGCACGGCCTCGCGGACGGCCTCCACGGCGGTGCGAAGTGCGGGCAGGTGGTAGGTCATCGTGACGGAGAGGGCCAGCAGGTCTGGGGGCTGCTCCCGGATCATCCGCACCAGGTGGTGGCTGGGGACGTTGGCACCCAGGAAGCGCACGTCGAAGCCAGCCATTTCCAAGAAGTCCGCGGCCATGCGCGCCCCCACCTCGTGCAGCTCGCCTTCCACGCACGAGAGCATCACCACTTTTCCATTGGACGGATCTCTGGGCAGGTGCCGGTAGAGATGAGACAGGGCCAGCTGTGAGATGGCGGTGGCCAGGTGCTCCTGGGCCACGGAGATGTGGTTCTCCTGCCAGAGGCGGCCGATCTCGTACTGTGCGGGCTGAATGATCTTGAGGTGCAGATCCTGCAGGGGGATGCCGATCAGCAGTCCTTCATCCACGATGAGGCGCAGCGCCTCGCGGCGATTTCCCGCGAGCTGGGCGGTGAGGTAACGCTTTTGGAGAACGAGGAGAGGATCGGTTTCCACGGACGGATGCATGCCGGAGGGCTCTCTCCCATCGTAAAAGAAGGCGCACCTTCCGTCTGTCATCCATCGCTGAACACGTCGACAGGAGAGGTGCTTCCTGTCCAGTAGTGGCCCATTGGGATTCGCGGCCACCGGGGCATGGGCCTCCTCTCCTGCTTGGAGAGCGCGCGGGCGCTAGCCGGGTGGGGGGGACACCTCCAGGCGGCGCACCCAGTTGGTCCATCGGCCCACGGTGCGGAAACCCAGGCGCTGGTAGACGCCGTGTCCCATGGCGGTGGATTGGAGCACGGCCGCGGTGAGCCCTCGTTCCCGGGCTCCCGTCAGCAGTCCCCGCATCACCTCGGAAGCGAGCCCCTGACGGCGTGCTTCCGGGGCCGTGGCCACCAGGTAGATGCCGGCGGTGTCGCCCTCGTCCAGGGACAGACCGCACGCGAGCACCCGCCCCTCTTTGCGCAGGGCGATGGCATGCAGCGAGGGAGGGGGCAGGCGGTGCCACGGCTGGGCGCTGACATCGGAGCCGAAAACCCCGGCGCTCAACTGGATGAGTTCCTCCAGCGAAGGCAGGGACTCCAGGGGAGAGCCCGGCGGGTCGGAGGGCACGTCCGCGAACGCCACCCCCATGGCGAGGAAGATCTCCTCGCGGCGGTAGCCGGCTTGGCGCAAGAGGTCCTCGGCTCGGAGTTCCCCAGAGGGGACCTGCACCCTCCAGGCGGGAATGCCGTGGCCTCGGAAGAAGCCCTCGAGGGTTCCCAGCGAAGCACCCAGCGCCTCCACATCCCAGAAGAGGACCTGCTGCAGGAAGAGGACCTGGGCCGTGTTGGGACGGACGGAGGCCCAGACGCCCGGAAGGTGAAGGTTCCAGTCCGGTGCGCCCGACGCCTGAAGGCGCTTGAAGCAGAGGAGGTTGGCGCGCAATCGCGCGGCGAGTTCAGCATCCGTCACGGGGAGCAAGGGTAGGCCGGGCCGCTCACCGGAGAACAGCCTGATGGTGGAAAGTCCCCGCCTGGCAGGGCCAGGGCGGTTAGGTTGGAGGGCCTCATATGGATTCGCGCTTCTACGCCTTCAATCCCCGGCCCACCCGGATTGCCCTTTTCCTGGGAGCCTGTGTGCTGGCGGTGCTCACCGCCTGGGCCCTGGCGGCTGCCCGCCAGGGTGCCGAGCCCTTCGCGGAGGCTCGAGCGGGCATCACCACCGGCCTGATGCTCGTCTTCCTCTTCGCCTTCCACCGCCTGCGCCCCCGGCCGGAGTGGGGCATCACCCTGGGTCCTCTGGGTGTGAAGGTGGCCCGGCCTTTCAGCAACGCTCAGGCGCTGGAGTTCGGTTGGTCACAGATCGGTAGCGTGCGCCGGCTCGGCCGCAAGGGGGACGTGCTGGGGCTCTTCTTCCGGGAGCAGGGGCGGGTGCTCGTCACCCGGCATCTCTTCGCGGGCCGGGCTGTTTTCGAAGAGATGGCCTCTGCGTTGGAAAAGCGTGTCCCAACGCCCCCTTACAACGCCTGAGAGGCTGTAGTGAACGCATGCTGGGTAGAGCGGGTTTTCTGAATATTTCCGCTGCCTTGCACACGGTCGTTAACCTTGTTCGGGGTGCTCCGAAGTGATAGTGACACCCCCTGCTTTCAGGCAGATTTTCGAAGGACAATCTCACATGGAAAAGACCCCCTCTACCGGCGCCACTCCGGCGCCGCTGCCCGTGGAGTATGGGGCCGAGAGCATCACCAAGCTCGAAGGCCGGGAGGCGGTCCGCAAGCGCCCCGGCATGTACATCGGTGACACCATGACGTACGGGCTCCACAAGCTCGTCTACGAGGTGGTGGACAACGCGGTGGACGAGGCGCTGGCGGGCTACTGCACGGAAGTGGAAGTCGTCATCCACGTGGACGGCTCGCTGAGCGTCCAGGACAACGGCCGCGGCATTCCCGTGGGCCCGCACCCGGATCCGAAGTTCCACGACAAGGACACCGTGGATGTGGTGCTGACGGAGCTGCACGCGGGCAGCAAGTTCGGCAACGGCGCCTACAAGGTGTCCGGCGGCTTGCACGGCGTGGGTGTCACCTGCGTGAACTTCCTGTCCGAGTGGCTCAAGGTGCGCATCCAGCGCAACGGCAAGGTGTACGAGCAGTCGTATTCACGGGGCATCCCCGACGGCAAGGTGAAGGAAGTCGGCACCACCGACAAGCGCGGCACCCTGGTGTGGTTCAAGCCGGACACGCAGGTGATGGAGATCGTCGACTTCGACTTCGAGACGCTGAGCCAGCGTCTGCGCGAGCTGGCGTTCCTCAACGCCGGGCTCCACATCTCCATCCGGGACGAGCGCACGAACAAGGAGCACGACTTCAAGTTCGATGGCGGCATCGGCTCGTTCGTGGAGTACCTGAACAAGTCCAAGCAGGCCCTGCACGACAAGCCCATCTTCGTGCGCACCGAGAAGGAGGGCGTGGCGCTGGAGCTGGCCATGCAGTGGAACGATGGCTACGACGAGCGCATCTACACCTTCGCCAACAACATCAACACGCACGAGGGTGGCAGCCACCTGTCCGGGTTCAAGGCGGCCCTGACGCGCACGCTCAACAGCTATGCGGAGAAGAGCGGGGTGTGGAAGGACCTGAAGGAAACCCCCACGGGCGAGGATGCGCGCGAGGGGCTCGCCGCCGTCATCTCCGTGAAGCTGGCCAACCCCCAGTTCGAGGGGCAGACGAAGACGAAGCTGGGCAACAGTGAAATCAAGGGCCTCGTCGAGCAGATGGTGAATGATCAGCTCGCCACCTACCTGGAAGAGAACCCCGTCAACGGCAAGAAGGTCGTGGCGAAGATCGGCGACGCGTGCCGGGCGCGCATCGCGGCCCGCAAGGCGCGCGAGACGGTGCGGCGCAAGGGCATCCTGGATGGCGGCGGTCTGCCGGGAAAGCTGGCGGACTGCCAGAGCCGGGATCCGAAGGAGAGCGAGCTCTACATCGTCGAGGGTGACTCCGCAGGCGGCTCGGCCAAGCAGGGACGGGACCGGCGCAACCAGGCCATCCTTCCGCTGCGCGGCAAGATTCTGAACGTGGAGAAGGCCCGCTTCGAGAAGATGCTGACGAGCGCGGAGATCATCACGCTCATCACCGCGCTGGGCACGGGGATTGGCGCGGAGGACTATGATCCGGCGAAGGCGCGCTACAACCGCATCATCCTGATGACGGACGCCGACGTGGACGGCAGCCACATTCGCACGCTCCTGCTGACGTTCTTCTTCCGGCAGATGCGGGAGCTGCTCGACCTGGGCTACCTCTACATCGCCCAGCCGCCGCTCTATAAGGTGACGCGCAACAAGAAGGACCTGTACGTCAAGGACGAGCGGGGGCTGAACGAGTACCTGCTGCGCATCGCGGCGGAGCACTCGCGGGTGGTGACGCCCAACGGCGAGCTGGGCGGCAGCGAATTGAAGACGCTGTTGGAGAAGGTCATCACGTACGAGGAGCGGCTGGAGAAGCAGGCGAAGCGGCGC encodes the following:
- a CDS encoding GNAT family N-acetyltransferase codes for the protein MTDAELAARLRANLLCFKRLQASGAPDWNLHLPGVWASVRPNTAQVLFLQQVLFWDVEALGASLGTLEGFFRGHGIPAWRVQVPSGELRAEDLLRQAGYRREEIFLAMGVAFADVPSDPPGSPLESLPSLEELIQLSAGVFGSDVSAQPWHRLPPPSLHAIALRKEGRVLACGLSLDEGDTAGIYLVATAPEARRQGLASEVMRGLLTGARERGLTAAVLQSTAMGHGVYQRLGFRTVGRWTNWVRRLEVSPPPG
- a CDS encoding cobalamin B12-binding domain-containing protein; amino-acid sequence: MHPSVETDPLLVLQKRYLTAQLAGNRREALRLIVDEGLLIGIPLQDLHLKIIQPAQYEIGRLWQENHISVAQEHLATAISQLALSHLYRHLPRDPSNGKVVMLSCVEGELHEVGARMAADFLEMAGFDVRFLGANVPSHHLVRMIREQPPDLLALSVTMTYHLPALRTAVEAVREAVPRLPIAVGGLAFNWAPGLERELGVSFFGKDARELVSSACKALGV
- a CDS encoding helix-turn-helix transcriptional regulator, yielding MDKELASTIGAAARAARTRLELTQADVAERIDVATEVYGRLERGGMLPSVQTLLKLCHELSVSSDELLGLTQISPVNRVSEAPSAPSERPEIRRLLRSMRQLDSGHIKLLGLVAKALLRR
- a CDS encoding response regulator, producing MTAASFASRLLDALSREVALVCDPSGTITWMDPRAENILGAQKGKRLRGLAAQGTEEKVDRLLLQARDERVDGWELILCTSEHRPTTFAFRAQPLEGQVVMVGSLVPEDYGAALSQVSSSLSELSALHRETERQQRELQRRADELQRLNRELEESNRGVRSLHAALDEKAESLQRAAEVKGRVVANVSHEFRTPLHSILGLSKVLLNPLNGPLTTEQEKQVQFVRTSAEALYELVNDLLDLSKMEAGKAVLRPNRFVAGEFVSAMRGMMRPLLPPESSVEFIFPETPSTVELETDEAKLSQVLRNLVSNAVKFTEKGSIAITVAQGPRDTVSFSVKDTGIGIPPEYHERIFEEFIQVETPLHKKVKGTGLGLPLARRLTEMLGGTLTVQSVEGKGSTFTVTLPRVHPEVKEMAGLTERSQHLDPARAPVLVLEDDRQTLFLYEKYLERSGFQVVAVRSVEEARRTVQRIRPAAMVLDVMLEGETSWNFLAEMKSKEDTRDIPILVVTITDREQKARALGADEFWLKPVEPDHLLRKLEELAHRGPVERLLIIDDDEVHRYLLKQVLKDTSYVLMEASGGRDGIQLAQEKAPHLIFLDFLLQDMTAFDVLDELKADNRTRDIPVILHTSQELKENERTRLARETAAILAKHTLSREVAIARIRDALAKAGLGTRSDEKEVRRG
- a CDS encoding response regulator, producing MAEPFTATILNVNDDDATRYVASRILEMGGYRVIEASSGNEALKLAAQHRPDLIILDVRLPDILGYEVASRLRASPDTASISVLHTSATFVTSDKRVQGLDAGADGYLTQPFEPAELIATVRSLLRLRHAERELRVRADQLTAADRRKDEFLAMLAHELRNPLAAIMTAIGILERKPTDDVKEARMRSIIQRQTHHLARLVDDLLDVSRITRGKVELRRERLDTLSLLQQVISLIRPTAVGRGLRLESQLPEGPLWVEGDSTRLEQVFMNLLDNAAKYTDAGGSIFVHAYQEGVDGSARTVVRIRDTGIGIPSHKLPDIFELFAQADESLERSRGGLGIGLTLVRNLVELHGGTIGATSDGPGRGSEFVVKLPMAHSSAPQPGKPHPSAGHSLHRRILLVEDNSDARQALQDLLELWGHRVQVAQDGMEGLTLALEIRPDLALVDIGLPGLDGYRVAKELRARVGQNIRLVAITGYGGPEDRSRALQAGFDHHMVKPVRPDDLNQLLLNL
- the gyrB gene encoding DNA topoisomerase (ATP-hydrolyzing) subunit B, which translates into the protein MEKTPSTGATPAPLPVEYGAESITKLEGREAVRKRPGMYIGDTMTYGLHKLVYEVVDNAVDEALAGYCTEVEVVIHVDGSLSVQDNGRGIPVGPHPDPKFHDKDTVDVVLTELHAGSKFGNGAYKVSGGLHGVGVTCVNFLSEWLKVRIQRNGKVYEQSYSRGIPDGKVKEVGTTDKRGTLVWFKPDTQVMEIVDFDFETLSQRLRELAFLNAGLHISIRDERTNKEHDFKFDGGIGSFVEYLNKSKQALHDKPIFVRTEKEGVALELAMQWNDGYDERIYTFANNINTHEGGSHLSGFKAALTRTLNSYAEKSGVWKDLKETPTGEDAREGLAAVISVKLANPQFEGQTKTKLGNSEIKGLVEQMVNDQLATYLEENPVNGKKVVAKIGDACRARIAARKARETVRRKGILDGGGLPGKLADCQSRDPKESELYIVEGDSAGGSAKQGRDRRNQAILPLRGKILNVEKARFEKMLTSAEIITLITALGTGIGAEDYDPAKARYNRIILMTDADVDGSHIRTLLLTFFFRQMRELLDLGYLYIAQPPLYKVTRNKKDLYVKDERGLNEYLLRIAAEHSRVVTPNGELGGSELKTLLEKVITYEERLEKQAKRRDARVIDALVQAARVKAETLADEKGLEAEVDRMYADFRKRMPDVLGRVKHERRDDPEHHTKKLVFHTEINGSMRETVLDHAFLSSPEYLELVALREAVTGLGRPPYTVKVDGGEVTAFSVQEVLAVVRKDAQKGLGLQRYKGLGEMNPEQLWDTTMNPATRTLLQVQLKDAVESDGIFSLLMGEAVEPRREFIERNALDVQNLDI
- a CDS encoding methyl-accepting chemotaxis protein; amino-acid sequence: MKWRPGRRSLLTKLYIAMGMVALPLLLLHPLYVLPAVRAQLREDRVRTLRSTVETAYGVLETYAAKVTTGELSREQAQAQAAQMLQGLRYGKVEYFWVNDLSTRLVMHPYLPAMLGQDMTGYRDARGKAVFVDIVQLAQAQGEGAIAYAATRPGSREPIPKESYVKLFAPWGWVLGTGVYVEDIDKEMAVMEERLMVTVGAVLFLVAGVGAVFSRRVVKPVRALSEAAKRVAAGDLNVTVPVDKEDEVGQLGHAFNTMVTGIRETVQGIASVAVSTVANADRIRRSADVLSMGTRQRSEQMQMVADAVQEMSHGISQGAQQALLTAQAAENNGRVASEGNDAVERASKKISELVQMVHRAAQMVARLQASSEVVGQMLQLIEDISTETNILAINTAIEAARAGESGKGFGVVAAEVRKLAERSRDVVQQIDHLLKQNQEETTAAALQMRQGTVKVEEGVRLSTATAEALERIVSGAKEIQTRVGILASEGTRQSSSGQALAKRIHTISASAADAVSGMEQIAQSVLDLHTQAQHLWTLAERFSPPEVQNPTVPPSQNV